From the genome of Streptomyces ficellus:
GGACAAGGTCGACGCGGTCGAGATCCCCGACGCCCAGAACGCCGTCGCCCAGTACCCGGCCGCCACCCTGAAGGGCTCGAAGAACGCCGAGGCCGCGGCCGCCTTCGTGGCCTGGCTGTCCTCGCCGGAGGGCCAGAAGATCCTTCAGGACGCCGGGTTCCAGAAGCCGTAACGGACCGGACCCGGTATTCGACACCCGAACCCTGATCCCTGATCCCTGGGGCAGCGATGAAACGAGCAGCCGGATGAGACGAGCAGCCGTACGCACGCCCACCGCCCGTCCGCCGCTCACCCTCGCGGTGCCCGCGCTCCTGGCCGTGGCGTTCCTGGCCCTCCCCCTGGTCGGGATCCTCGCCCGGACGGAGTGGGGCGAGCTCGCCGGTCACCTGAGCTCGCCCGGCACGGTCGAGGCCCTGAAGCTGTCGCTCGTCGTCTCCTTCTGGGCGCTCGGGATCTCGCTGCTGCTCGGCATCCCACTGGCCTGGCTGCTGGCCCGGGTGCCCTTTCCGGGCAAGGCGGTCGTGCGCTCGCTGGTGTTGCTGCCCATGGTGCTGCCGCCGACCGTCGGCGGTGTGGCGCTGCTGCTCGGGTTCGGCCGGCGGGGGCTGCTCGGGCCGTGGCTGGAGGACACGTTCGGCATCACGCTGCCGTTCCACACGTCCGGTGCCGTGCTCGCCGCGACGTTCGTCGCCATGCCCTTCCTGGTCATCAGCCTGGAGGGCGCGCTCGGCGGACTGCGCCCGCGTTACGAGGAGACGGCGGCCTCCCTGGGCGCCTCACCGGTACGGGTGTTCTTCACCGTCACGCTGCCCATGGTGGCGCCGGGGGTCATCGCGGGGGCTGCCCTCACCTGGGCGCGGGCCCTCGGCGAGTTCGGCGCCACCATCACCTTCGCCGGCAACCTCCCCGGCGCCACCCAGACCCTGCCGTTGCAGGTCTATCTGCTGCTCCAGGACGAACCGGAGGCCGCGACCTCGGTCTCGCTCCTGCTGCTCGCCATCGCCATGGCCGTCCTGGTCGCCCTGCGAGGGCGGTGGACCGGCGGCCCCGCCGACCGTGCGCGCCGCGCCGTGCCCGAGACCGGCGCGGGCCGGGGCGCGGGCCCGGCAAAGGCCCCGGTCACGGAAGCCGTCCCCGACCCGGTCACGGCCGAGCCCGCGGGCGGGGCGGCGGTCGGGCCGGTCGTCGGGGACACGGCCGGGCCGCCCGGTGAGCGCTGGCCGATGCGTGCCGACGTCACCGGCTTCACCCGCCTCACCCTCGACGCCGAGCCCGGCACCACCATCGCCGTCGTCGGTCCCAACGGCGCCGGCAAGACCACCCTGCTCCGCGCCCTCCTCGGGCTCACCCCCCGGGCGCACGCGCGCCTCACCCTCGGGGACACCGACGTCACCGCGCTGCCCCCGCACCTCAGGCGCGTCGCGTGGGTGCCGCAGGACGGCGCCCTGTTCCCGCATATGACGGCCGTCGCCAACACCGCGTACGGGCTGCGCGTGCAGGGCGTCGCCCGTGCGGAGGCCCGGCGCGAGGCCCAGGGCTGGCTCGACCGCCTCGGGGTCGGCCACCTGGCGCACCGCAGGCCCGCACAGTTGTCCGGCGGGCAGGCGGGCCGGGTCGCCCTGGCCCGTGCCCTGGCCGCCCGCCCCCGGCTCCTCGTGCTCGACGAACCGCTCGCCGCGCTCGACCAGACCACCCGCGCCCACGTCCGTCACACCCTGCGCACCCACCTCGCCGGTTTCGGCGGCGTGTGCCTCATCGTCACGCACGACCCGGTGGAGGCGGTGTCCCTCGCCGACCGCGTGCTCGTCCTGGACGAAGGACGTGCCCTGCAGGAGGACTCGCCCAGCGAGGTGACCCGTCACCCCCGCTCGCCGTGGGTGGCCCGGATGCTCGGCCGCAACGCCTGGCCCGGTACGGCCACCCCGGACGGCCTCGCGCTGGACGGTGGCGGCACCCTGGTCGCGGCCGAACCGGCGCCGGCGGGCACCCCGGCGCTCGCGATCGTGGCGCCCGAGGCGGTGTCCGTCCACCGCGAGAAGCCCGCGGGCAGCCCCCGCAACGTCTGGCCCGGCACCGTACGCGAGATCACCAGCAGCGGCAGCCGGCTGCGGGTCCTGATCACCTCCGACCGGGCGCCCGACCTCGTCGCCGAGATCACCCCGCAGGCCGCCGCCGAACTCGGCCTGGTGGACGGGGCATCGGTGTGGACCAGTGTGAAGGCGACGGAGACGACCGTCGTGGCCCTCTGAGGCCTCAGGCGGGTGTGTCGGGCGTGGCGGGATGCGGCGGACCGCAGGGCGGCGGGCAGGTCGCGGTCGCGGGGCGTGCGGCGCCGGGGTTCGGGGCGCCAGGTGGCGACCAGGGCGCCGGCCAGCAGCAGTTCGGCGATGTCGCCCCCGTAGTACATGATCTCGGCGATGGCCCGGACCCAGCCGGCCAGCACGGCGAACGAACGTGTCCGTGGGGGGAGCAAATCCAGGGCACGCGCGCTACCCTCCGCGCATGGTTGACATGCCCATGTTGCACACGCGGCTGCGTCGGCACTCCGTCGTCTGCCTCCTGCTCCTCGCCCTCCTGGGCACCACGACCGGTGCGGCCGGAGCGACGACCGCGCCCGCCGCCCAGGGCACGACGGCCGCCGCCGCGTCCGCGGGCACGCGCGCGTCCGACGCCGCCAGGGCCCGGTGGGGCGAGCGCCGGCTCGACGAGGTGAGCTTCCTGACCACCCACAACGCCTTCACCAACTACGAGGACTCCCGCTGGAGTTCGGCGAACCAGGCCGAGTCGGTGCGCAACCAGCTGGGCAACGGCGTCCGGGGGCTGAGCCTGGACGCGCACTGGTACGAACGCAGCACCTGGCTGTGCGTCATCAGCTTCGGCAGCGACTGCTACCCCAGTGACGTGTATCTGTGCCACGGTGGGTGCAAGACCTTCGCGGGTGTCACCTACGCGCTGCCGCGGCAGTCTTTCCACGGCACGATGCAGACCGTGGTGGACTTCCTGGCCGCCCATCCGCAGGAGGTCGTGACCGTCTTCCTCGAGGACTACGTCAGCGCCGGGCAGCTGGAGAACTCCCTCGGAAGGGTCAGGGGGCTGCCGCAGATGCTGTTCCGCGCGGACGAGTGGGACGTACGGCAGAAGGGGTGGCCGAAGGTGGCCGACCTCGTCACGGCCGGCAAGCGGCTTCTGATCTTCTCCGACCGGTCCGACCGCGAGCACCTGGGCGTCATGTACGACAGGTCCTGGACGGTCAGCAACTTCTGGAGCCTGGGGGACCTGGGCGACGACCTCTCATGCGTCAGCCGCTGGCCGGACGTGCCGCTGGACCGCGAGGAGCCCGGCTTCCGGCGGCTGTTCACGATGAGCCACCACCGCAACGTACCCACCGTCCTCACCGCCGGCCTGGACAACGGCACCAAGCTGAGGAACCGCATCGCCGACCGGTGCCGGCCCGCCACCGGCGGGCGCGACCCGAACTTCGTCTCCGTGGACTTCCACCGGCAGTCGGACGGCAGCGGCCACTCCCCCGCCTCCGTCGTCGCGGAGCTCAACACCCGCCCCTGACGGGTGGCCGGGTGTCGTCCCGGCCGCGGCCGGTGTACAGCTGGGTGCAGGCGCGGGACGTACGCGCCTGCACCCGGAGGCCGGAGGTCGGAGGGCCATGTCAGGACAGTTCGAAGCCACGGTACGCGTCGACCGCCCCGTCGAGGCGGTGTTCGACTACCTCTCCGACGGGCGCAACGACCCGCAGTTCAGCCCCCGGGTCCAGCGCATCGAGCGGATCCCGGACGCCCCGACCACCCTGGGCACCGTCTTCCGCAGCACCGTGAAGGACGCCGGGATGACGACCGCCAGGGAATTCCGCATCACGGCCCTCGAAGCGCCGAGGACCATCCGGTGGGCCGAGGTGTCGAAGAACCTCGTGACGGCGCGGGAGGGCGGCTACGACCTGGAGGCGCTGGCGGACGGCGGGACCCGGGTACGCCTCTTCAACGTGCTGGAGGGCCACGGGCTCGGCAAGCTCCTGGTGGGCCTCGCGCTGGTCGCCGCCCGCAAGGACGCCGAAGCGTTCGGCGCCCGGATCAAGGCGGCGGCCGAGGCGGCGATCGCACCGCGCTGACCCGGGCCAGGGCTCGGGCTCGGGCCAGGGCTCGGGTTCGCGCCCGGTACGCCGCCCGGTCGGGCGCCTGGCCGGGAGCGGGGCCGGCCCACGGGGCGTCAGCCCGGCGGAGGGCCCAGTGGGTTCTGCTCCAGGGCCCTGGCCACGCCGTACAGGTTCGCGGCCATGGCCCGGCCGGTCCGGTCGGACCAGTCGTGGCCCCGCTCGTCGTCCAGGTAGTCGGGGCCGGCGCCCGGTCCGAGGTGCCAGTAGGTCCACGCCTGGCCGGGGACGGTGTAGCCGATGTCGCCGAGGGCGCCGGCGATCTCGCTGATCACATGGTGGGCGCCGTCCTCGTTGCCGGTCACCACGACCCCGGCGACCCGGTTGTACGCCACCGGCCTGCCCTCGTCGTCGGTCTCGGACAGCATGGCGTCCATCCGTTCCAGTACGCGCTGGGCCACGGAGGAGGGGCGCCCCAGCCAGGTGGGCGAGGCCATGATGAGGATCCGCGCGTCCCGGAGCATCCGGCGCACCTCGGGCCACTGGTCGCCGTCGCCCTCGTCGGAGGTCACTCCGGGTTTGATGGTGAGGTCGACCGCCCGGACGAAGTGCACCTCCACTCCGTACGACACGAGTTGGCGCGCCACGACGTGGGCGAGCGCGTGCGTGTTCGACGGTTCGGGCGATTCCTTGAGCGTGCAGTTGATCACGAGTGCCTTCATGTCGTCCCTGGTACCCGGGACTCCCGGACGATGCCCGGTTCGCGTCCCCGATCGGGTGAGCATGAACGCGTCCGAACGGGGCAATGGGACGTGGTCAACGGGACGTGACCGAGGCTTGGAGGGTGCCATGACGATCACGGAGCGGGAGGCCGGGGCGAGAGGGCGGGACTCCGGTACCGGGGCTCCCTGCGCGTGCGCGGCGGGCACGCGGGCCGAACCGGTGGCGGAACCGCCGGAGACGGCACGGGAACGGGTCAACCGGCGGTGGAACGAGATACTCCAGGAGACGCGCGTCGCCCAGACGGGCGTACAGATCCTCTTCGGCTTCCTGCTCAGCGTGGCCTTCACTCCGCTGTTCCGGGACCTCGGCACCTTCGACCGGGTCGTCTACGTCATCACGGTCGTCCTGGGCGCGTCCGCGACGGGCTCGCTGATAGCACCGGTCTCGATCCACCGCTTCCTGTCCGGGCAGCGGATGAAGGACGAGGTCGTGCAGGCCGCGAGCCGGCTGATGATGTGCGGCATGGTGCTCCTCGCGCTCACCATCGGGTGCACGCTGCTGCTCATCCTGCACGTCGTGGTGCCGGGCCTCCTGGCGGAGCTGCTGGTCGGCGGCGTGATGCTCTGGTTCGGTCTGTGCTGGTACGCGCTGCCGCTGTACCTGCGCCGCAAGGCCGCCGCCCGGCCCGACACCCCGGTCGCCTGACCCCACGCGCCTCCCCCACCACCCTCTCCCGTCCCGTCCCCGCCGGACGGCGGCCGTACGTCAGCGCAGCGTCATCGCGAACGTCACGGTGGTGCCGTCCGGACCGCGGGTGACGGCGAGCCGGTCGGTGATCAGGCGGGTGAGCCACAGGCCCCGGCCCCGGCAGGCGCCGTTGAGGCCGGGGGCCAGGTCGGGGATGACGTCCTCGGTGAAGCCCGGGCCCCGGTCGGTGACCCGGCACCGCAGTTCCTCCGCCGTCCTGGCGAGCACCAGCAGGCCCGCCCCGCCCGCGTGCTGGACGACGTTGCCGGCCACCGCGTCCATCGCCACCACGAAGTCGCCGCGCCGGGCCTCCGGCAGGCCGGACAGGGCCGCGCAGCTCTCGACCAGGACGCGCAGGCGCGGGATGTCCACGCCGGCGAACCGGCGGCGCAGCAGGAGTTCCTCCCCGGTGCCGGGCGGACCCCCGGCCGGTTCCACGGTCATCCCCTACTCCGTCACGTCGAGGACGGCCGGGTCCGCGCCGAGGTGGCGCAGCAGGCGTGCGTGCCGCCGCGAGCAGCGGATTCGGACCGTCCGGCCGGCCGGCGCCCGGCCGGGCAGGCCGGCGAGCTCGGCCGCCGCGCGGGCGCCGAGGAAGGCCGTACGGAGCAGGTCCACCGTGAGGGGGCCGGGCGCGGGGTCCGCGAGCAGGCGGGCGAGGGCCCTGGCGAACTGCCCGTACGTCGCCGTGTCCGCCTCGCCGACCACCCGCAGGGCGCCCCGGCCGTGCAGGCACCTGAGGCGTCCGAGCCCGGGCAGCAGGTTCTCGGGGTGGGCCCGGTACATGGCCTCCAGGACGGCTTCGGGGAAGCGGCGCCGGTCGTAGGCGCAGACCTCGCTGTAGAAGCCGTCGGTGAAGAGGTGCCCGGCCCGGCGCTCACGGTCCATCATCATGTCGAGTCCGGCGCCCAGATCGGCGACCCAGCCCATGTCGATGTACGTGCGCAGTCCGGTGTACCCGTCGTCGCGGGCCGCCCCGGACTCCTCGGCGATGCGCCGCCACTGCCGGTCGGCGGTGAACCGCCGCGCGGGCAGGATCAGTTCGCGCATGCTGCTCAGCTCCAGTTGCGTCCTCTCGTACCCGGGCGTGGCCGGCGTCCCGGGGGCCTCGTCCAGCCGCGACCGGACCTGGGCCTCGGTCAGGCGCGGCGGTCCGAACACGATGACCTTCTCGCCGCGGGCCAGTCCGGCCCGGACGAAGGCGGCCAGGACGTCCCAGCCGGGCGCCTCGTCGTCGTACGCCAGGAACGCGTGGTGCCCGGGGCCCATGTGCTGCACGGGAAGCGTGCCGGGAGGGTGCTCGTCACCCGCGAGCGGGTCCATGGCGCGCACCCCCCTGTGACCGTCGCGTGGCGGTACGTTACCAACCCCGGGCGGCCCTCACTGCCGGTCCTGGGCGTCGGGGTGGGTCTCGCGCAGCGCGTCCCCGGGCACCGGGCCCTTCGGCGGGGCCGGCTGCGGCGGCTCCTGCGACCGTTCGGCGTCGTCGTCCTCGTGCCGCCGCCGGGCCTGCCGCTTCTCCTCCTCGAGCCGCTTGCGGACCTCTTCGGGCTTCTCTCCGAGCTGGTTCATCGACCGTCTCCCTCCGGACCGCGCCCGGCCGTGCCGGTCGCGCGGGTCGCCGGCGGGGCGGGCCGGGCGGCCCGCCCCGCACGTCAGCGTCACACAGACCGGTCGCGCCCGCACGCCGCCTCCCGCGCGGGGCCGCGCCCCGGATCCGACCAGGAACCGGCCGGTCCGCGACCGGCCGGTCCGGTGCAATGGAAGACGTCGAACCGGCTTGTGAGGCGGGTGGCGGGAGTGGGATCCTTTCCGCCATGCCTGCCCACCCTCCTCACCTGCCTGAACACGGGTCGGTCCTGGCGGAGGTGAGGAAGGTGAGGCGAGCCGGTGTGGTGAGGCTGCGCGAGCTGCACGTTCCCGAACTCGCCCGCATCGCCCGGAAGTTCACCGCCTCCGCCGCCACGACACCCGCCCCGGCACCCGTCACGGCGCCCGCCCCGGTGGACGCCGGCGGTGGCGTCGAGCGGCTGTTACGGGCCGCGGTGTCCCGCGTCGGCGGCGGTACGCTCCAGACGGCCGCCGAGTACAGCCTCGGGCTCGCCCAGGGCACCCGTGACTGGCCGGCCGCCGACCGGCGCCGCAGGGCGGCACAGGTGTACGGGGTGAGCGTCGAGAGGTTCCGCAAGCACCACGAGCTGATGGTGCTCGGGCAGATCGCGGAGCAACTCCTCGGGCTCGCCGGGCAGCACGGCGAGGCGGGGCGGGACGCCGGAGGGGGCGGGGCGGCCGGGTCCGCCGCGCAGGGCACCCCCCTCGCGGTCGCCGCCGTGCACCGTACGCACCGCACGGTGCGCGCCCGGGGGGCGGCCACGCTGCGCGTCCACGTGCATTCGGTCGACCTCCTGCGGGACGTCGACGTGGTCGTCTCCCCCACCAACACCTACTTCGCGCTCCCCGCCACCTACAAGTCGTCCGTCTCCGCCACGCTGCGCCGCGCGGGGGCGGACCTCGACCCGACGGGGGGACTCGTCACGGACCGCGTCCACGACGAGTTGCGGGGGTGGGCCGCCCGGCACGGGACACCGGGCCGGGCGGTCCTGCCGGGTACGGTCGCGCCCACCTCGGCGGGCGCCCTGGCGGCCCAGGGGATCCGCCGGATCTACCACCTGGCCGTGGCGCAGCCCAGGCCCGGCACCAACGACTACGACGTGCAGCCCGCCGACGTCACCCGGGGCGTGGCGCGGGTGTTCGCGCTGCTGGCCGAGGAGTCCGCCCGGTTCGACCCGCCGCTGCGGTCGGTGTGCCTGCCGCTGGTGGGCGCCGGGCGCGGCGGGCTCACCCCGCTGGAGAGCTTCGGTGCGCTGTGGCCGGCGGTGGAGGCGGAACTCGCCCGTGGTGCGGAGCAGGGCGCGCGGGGTGGCGCGGGGCCCTGGGAGGTGCATCTGGTCGTCCGGGCGCACGCCCGCGCGGACCTCATCGAGCGACTGCTCGCCGACGACGGGGGGACCGGGTGAATCCTTATGCCGTGCTGGCCGCGGCGGCGGCCCACTGGGACCGGGTCGCCGGCCGTGTCGACGGCCCCTCGCGCGAGCGGCTGGCCGTGCTCCTCGCCGACGTGCGCCGCAAACGGGCGGGGGCGGCCGGTGAGGGCGAACTGAGGGCGGCGGCGGAGGCGGCCGCTCGGGTGCTGCAGGAGGCGCTGCCGGAGGAGTTCGGCGGGGCGGGCGGGACGGGCGGTGTGCACGGACCGGGTGAGGCGGGCGGGGCACGGCTGGTGGCCGGCGCGCTGGACGTGGTGGACGCCGTCGACGACGCGTACCTGGGCTTCCGGGTGGAGGATCTCGCGGTGCTGCTGGTCGACGGGCACCGGATGGTGGGCCCGGTCCTCGGGCCGGTGCGCGACCGGCTGCTCGCGGTGCCCGCCGTGGGCGCCGAGACGGTGCGGGGCCGGGGCGGTGACCCGTACGCCAGGGAGCTGATCCGGCTGCGGGGCGCGGGCGGGGCGGTGCGGCTGCCGGCGTTCCAGTTCTCGGGGGACGGGCTGCCGTGGCTGGTGGTCCTGGAGGTCAACGCGCTGCTGGGGGCGGACCGCGACCCGTGGGGGGCCGCCGACTGGTGGCTGTCCGGCAACGCCTGGCTGGGCACGGCACCGGCCGAGCTGCTGGGGACGGGCAACGACCGCCGGCTCGTCGACACGGCGGGCTTCCTGATGGACGGGGAGTAGCAGCGTGCCCAACTACCGGCCGCCCGCGGTCATGTCCGGCGCCCCCGGGAAGGTCACGCTGCCCCGGGGCACCCCGCTGTTCCGGGTGCACTCCGCGCACCGGGACGCCGCGGCGTTCAACCCGGTGCCGGCGCACTGCCTGTACGGCGGGGGGCGGTTCGACGGGACGGGGTGCGACCCGTACGGCTACCTGTACGCGGGGCTGACCGCCGGGGCGGCGCTGTGCGAGACGCTGCTGCGGTCGCTGCCGTTCGACCCGGCGGGCGGGCCCCGGCTGCTGCCCCGGGCGGGCGTGGTGCGGCGGCGGCTGTCCCCGTTGCGGCTGGGCACGGACCTCGACGTCGTGTCACTGGTGTCGGGGCGTGACCTGGCCGCCGTCCACCAGGACGGGTGGCTGGTCCACACCGAGGCGCACGACTACGCGTACACGCGGGACTGGGCGCACTGGATCCGGCGGCAGACCGGACCATGGGCGCAGGGCCTGATCTGGTCGTCCAAGCGGGAGCCGGGCGACCGGACGGTGGTCCTGTTCGGCGACCGCTGCCCGCCGGGAGCCGTCGAGGCCGTCCCGGAGGACGCCGTCGACTTCGGCACCCCGGACGGCGAGGCGTGGCTCGACTCCGTCCTCCAGCCCTACCAGGTGAGGCTCGCACCCTGACGATGAACGCACCCCACACGGCCGGCGACGACGCACTGCGGTCCGAGCGCGACGAACTCCTCGACGCGCTGGCACGGACGCCCGCCGACGACCCCGGCGCGCCCGGGCTCTGCGCGCGGACCGGCAGCGTCGGCTACGTGCTGTACCTCCGCCACGGCGACCCGGAGGACCTGGAACTGGCCCGGGAGGCGTTCGCGTTGGCGTTCGGCGACCCGGGGCACGCCCGGGACGGCGCCGACTGGCACATGTGGCGGGTCCAGTACGGGCACGTCGAGGCGTTCGGCCACGACGAGGACCCGTCGGCCGGCCGGCTCGACCGGATCATGGAAACGGTCGGGGCCGGTGTCGCGGGCCTGCCGCCCGGGGACGAGGAGTACGCCCCGGTCCGGGACGTCGGGGTCCATCTGCTGGCGCTGGGCTCCATGGTGCGCTACCAGCAGCGGGCGGACGACGCCGGGCGGGCGGACCTGCTGGAGGAGGCGCTGCGCCGGCACGAGGAGGCGCTGGGGGTGTTCGACCCTGGATCGCCGGAGGCGGTGGACCTCCGGGAGTCGCTCGGGCACCTGTACCTGGAGCGCTGCACCCTGAACGACAGCACCCCGGACGCGGCCGTCTCCGCCGGCCACTACCGCGCGGTGCTGGACGCCGCCCTGCCCGGCACCGACCTCCCCTTCGTACGCTGCCACATGGGCATCGGGCTGATGCTGCACGGCCGGGGCCGCCGGGACCGGGAGGAGCTGGAGGAGGCCAGGGAGGCGTTCGGTCTCGCGGTGGCCGAGGCGCGGCGGGACGGCGGCCCCGAGCCCGAGTGGGTGTGGGAGGCGCAGATCCGGGCGGTGTTCGTGCGGACGATGATCTGGGCCACCTGGAAGGACCAGGGGCACGCCGCCGCGGCGGAGGCGGAGCTGAAGTCACTGCTGGCCGTGGAGGGTGCGGCGGACCGGCTGTTGCCGCAGTACCTCGACGCGTTCGGGCGGCTGCTGTACGAGCGGGCCGCCGCCCGCCGGGACGCGGCCGGGCGGGACCGGGCGCTCGGGCTGATGCGCCGGGGGGTGCGGGAGTGGCGGCCGGAACGGGACGGGAGCGTGGCGGCCGCGGCCTTCTGCCTGGCGGCCTTCCAGCAGATCCGCGACCAGGAGGCGCCGGACGATCCGCAGCGGCTGAAGGACGTGGCGTTCGGCGCAGCGCTGGCACTCGGGGACGAGGGGTTCG
Proteins encoded in this window:
- a CDS encoding ABC transporter permease, translated to MRRAAVRTPTARPPLTLAVPALLAVAFLALPLVGILARTEWGELAGHLSSPGTVEALKLSLVVSFWALGISLLLGIPLAWLLARVPFPGKAVVRSLVLLPMVLPPTVGGVALLLGFGRRGLLGPWLEDTFGITLPFHTSGAVLAATFVAMPFLVISLEGALGGLRPRYEETAASLGASPVRVFFTVTLPMVAPGVIAGAALTWARALGEFGATITFAGNLPGATQTLPLQVYLLLQDEPEAATSVSLLLLAIAMAVLVALRGRWTGGPADRARRAVPETGAGRGAGPAKAPVTEAVPDPVTAEPAGGAAVGPVVGDTAGPPGERWPMRADVTGFTRLTLDAEPGTTIAVVGPNGAGKTTLLRALLGLTPRAHARLTLGDTDVTALPPHLRRVAWVPQDGALFPHMTAVANTAYGLRVQGVARAEARREAQGWLDRLGVGHLAHRRPAQLSGGQAGRVALARALAARPRLLVLDEPLAALDQTTRAHVRHTLRTHLAGFGGVCLIVTHDPVEAVSLADRVLVLDEGRALQEDSPSEVTRHPRSPWVARMLGRNAWPGTATPDGLALDGGGTLVAAEPAPAGTPALAIVAPEAVSVHREKPAGSPRNVWPGTVREITSSGSRLRVLITSDRAPDLVAEITPQAAAELGLVDGASVWTSVKATETTVVAL
- a CDS encoding SRPBCC family protein; its protein translation is MSGQFEATVRVDRPVEAVFDYLSDGRNDPQFSPRVQRIERIPDAPTTLGTVFRSTVKDAGMTTAREFRITALEAPRTIRWAEVSKNLVTAREGGYDLEALADGGTRVRLFNVLEGHGLGKLLVGLALVAARKDAEAFGARIKAAAEAAIAPR
- a CDS encoding MEDS domain-containing protein produces the protein MDPLAGDEHPPGTLPVQHMGPGHHAFLAYDDEAPGWDVLAAFVRAGLARGEKVIVFGPPRLTEAQVRSRLDEAPGTPATPGYERTQLELSSMRELILPARRFTADRQWRRIAEESGAARDDGYTGLRTYIDMGWVADLGAGLDMMMDRERRAGHLFTDGFYSEVCAYDRRRFPEAVLEAMYRAHPENLLPGLGRLRCLHGRGALRVVGEADTATYGQFARALARLLADPAPGPLTVDLLRTAFLGARAAAELAGLPGRAPAGRTVRIRCSRRHARLLRHLGADPAVLDVTE
- a CDS encoding flavodoxin family protein, which encodes MKALVINCTLKESPEPSNTHALAHVVARQLVSYGVEVHFVRAVDLTIKPGVTSDEGDGDQWPEVRRMLRDARILIMASPTWLGRPSSVAQRVLERMDAMLSETDDEGRPVAYNRVAGVVVTGNEDGAHHVISEIAGALGDIGYTVPGQAWTYWHLGPGAGPDYLDDERGHDWSDRTGRAMAANLYGVARALEQNPLGPPPG
- a CDS encoding RES family NAD+ phosphorylase, with the translated sequence MPNYRPPAVMSGAPGKVTLPRGTPLFRVHSAHRDAAAFNPVPAHCLYGGGRFDGTGCDPYGYLYAGLTAGAALCETLLRSLPFDPAGGPRLLPRAGVVRRRLSPLRLGTDLDVVSLVSGRDLAAVHQDGWLVHTEAHDYAYTRDWAHWIRRQTGPWAQGLIWSSKREPGDRTVVLFGDRCPPGAVEAVPEDAVDFGTPDGEAWLDSVLQPYQVRLAP
- a CDS encoding ATP-binding protein → MTVEPAGGPPGTGEELLLRRRFAGVDIPRLRVLVESCAALSGLPEARRGDFVVAMDAVAGNVVQHAGGAGLLVLARTAEELRCRVTDRGPGFTEDVIPDLAPGLNGACRGRGLWLTRLITDRLAVTRGPDGTTVTFAMTLR
- a CDS encoding DUF6328 family protein, producing MTITEREAGARGRDSGTGAPCACAAGTRAEPVAEPPETARERVNRRWNEILQETRVAQTGVQILFGFLLSVAFTPLFRDLGTFDRVVYVITVVLGASATGSLIAPVSIHRFLSGQRMKDEVVQAASRLMMCGMVLLALTIGCTLLLILHVVVPGLLAELLVGGVMLWFGLCWYALPLYLRRKAAARPDTPVA
- a CDS encoding PI-PLC domain-containing protein: MVDMPMLHTRLRRHSVVCLLLLALLGTTTGAAGATTAPAAQGTTAAAASAGTRASDAARARWGERRLDEVSFLTTHNAFTNYEDSRWSSANQAESVRNQLGNGVRGLSLDAHWYERSTWLCVISFGSDCYPSDVYLCHGGCKTFAGVTYALPRQSFHGTMQTVVDFLAAHPQEVVTVFLEDYVSAGQLENSLGRVRGLPQMLFRADEWDVRQKGWPKVADLVTAGKRLLIFSDRSDREHLGVMYDRSWTVSNFWSLGDLGDDLSCVSRWPDVPLDREEPGFRRLFTMSHHRNVPTVLTAGLDNGTKLRNRIADRCRPATGGRDPNFVSVDFHRQSDGSGHSPASVVAELNTRP